From a region of the Emcibacter sp. SYSU 3D8 genome:
- a CDS encoding xanthine dehydrogenase family protein molybdopterin-binding subunit, producing MQKFGIGQPVRRTEDVRFVTGSGAYTDDINIPGQAHGYVLRSPYAHAVIKSIDTTAAKAAPGVIGVFTSADLAAAGVNDIPCFAGGFIKNKDGSNIFAPGRPALAKDRLLYVGDGIAFIVAETVNQAKDAAELIEIDVEDLPSAANLKDAVAPGAPVIWDAAPGNLAFDWEMGDDAASQAAFAGAKHISKIDLVHNRIATNAMEPRAAIGEYTPGEEHYTLSTCTQGANGMQAGIAGAVFGIDPSKLRVFTPDVGGGFGMKTFIYPEHVLVLFAAKALGRPVKWNGERIEAFTSDTGGRDMFTHAELAIDENNRVTAFRVVNQANMGGYMSMNGPFIPTIAHARILGGVYNIPNVYVNVKGYMSNSVPVDAYRGAGRPEAAYIIERAMDQAARELGLAPDEFRRLNFVTPEQMPYQHPFGFVFDSGEFERNMEDAKRNAKWSTLDQRKAASRAKGKARGIGMAYYIETTLGMPTEAAEILFLEDETVEIVTGTMSNGQGHETAWAQVVAEQLGVPFENIKLVQGDTDRVKSGQGTGGSHSLYMAAGAFQETSNVVIKKGKIIASLMLDEDAPNIEFSEGLFRVPGTNKSVGILEVAAKARQANELDLPAETKEMFVDGLNSAAKYKYNNSTFPNGCHICEVEVDPDTGKVDIVGYTVVDDFGRLVNPMLVAGQVHGGVVQGIGQALTEDVLYDSESGQLITGSFMDYGMPRADDMCDIDFSYNEILCKTNPYGIKGCGEAGTIGACPSLMNAIVDALLPYGVNAMDMPATPLRVWNAVHAGARQAAE from the coding sequence ATGCAGAAATTCGGCATCGGCCAGCCAGTCCGCCGCACCGAGGACGTCCGTTTCGTCACAGGCAGCGGCGCCTACACCGACGACATCAACATTCCGGGGCAGGCCCACGGCTACGTGCTCCGTTCGCCCTATGCCCATGCGGTAATCAAGTCCATCGACACCACGGCAGCGAAAGCCGCGCCGGGCGTCATCGGAGTATTCACCTCGGCCGACCTGGCGGCAGCGGGCGTGAACGATATTCCGTGCTTTGCCGGCGGTTTCATCAAGAACAAGGACGGCAGCAACATCTTCGCGCCGGGCCGTCCCGCGCTGGCCAAGGACCGGCTGCTCTATGTGGGCGACGGTATCGCCTTCATCGTCGCCGAGACCGTCAACCAGGCCAAGGACGCGGCCGAGTTAATCGAGATCGACGTCGAAGACCTGCCGTCGGCCGCCAACCTGAAGGACGCCGTGGCGCCGGGAGCGCCGGTGATCTGGGACGCCGCGCCGGGCAACCTGGCGTTCGACTGGGAGATGGGCGACGACGCCGCCTCGCAGGCCGCCTTCGCTGGCGCCAAGCACATCAGCAAGATCGACCTGGTGCACAACCGCATCGCCACCAACGCCATGGAGCCGCGGGCCGCCATTGGCGAATATACCCCCGGTGAAGAACACTACACGCTGAGCACCTGCACCCAGGGCGCCAACGGCATGCAGGCCGGCATCGCCGGCGCCGTATTCGGTATCGACCCCTCGAAGCTGCGCGTTTTCACACCCGATGTGGGCGGCGGCTTCGGCATGAAGACCTTCATCTATCCCGAGCACGTGCTGGTGCTGTTCGCCGCCAAGGCGCTGGGCCGGCCGGTGAAATGGAACGGCGAGCGCATCGAGGCCTTCACCAGCGACACCGGCGGCCGCGACATGTTCACCCATGCCGAACTGGCCATCGACGAAAACAACCGCGTCACCGCATTCCGTGTCGTCAACCAGGCCAATATGGGCGGCTACATGTCCATGAACGGTCCGTTCATTCCCACCATCGCCCATGCCCGCATCCTGGGCGGCGTCTACAACATCCCGAACGTCTATGTGAACGTGAAGGGCTACATGTCGAATTCCGTGCCGGTCGACGCCTATCGCGGCGCCGGGCGTCCGGAGGCCGCCTACATCATCGAGCGGGCCATGGACCAGGCGGCGCGCGAACTGGGGCTGGCGCCCGACGAGTTCCGCCGCCTGAATTTTGTCACGCCCGAGCAGATGCCCTACCAGCATCCCTTCGGCTTCGTGTTCGACAGCGGCGAGTTCGAGCGCAACATGGAAGACGCCAAGCGCAACGCCAAATGGTCGACGCTCGACCAGCGCAAGGCCGCCTCGCGCGCCAAGGGCAAGGCCCGCGGCATCGGCATGGCCTATTACATCGAGACCACGCTGGGCATGCCCACCGAAGCGGCCGAGATCCTGTTCCTCGAGGACGAGACGGTCGAGATCGTCACCGGCACCATGTCGAACGGCCAGGGTCACGAGACCGCCTGGGCGCAGGTCGTGGCCGAGCAGCTGGGCGTGCCGTTCGAGAACATCAAGCTGGTGCAGGGCGACACCGACCGGGTGAAATCCGGCCAGGGCACCGGCGGCTCGCATTCCCTCTACATGGCAGCGGGCGCCTTCCAGGAAACTTCCAACGTGGTGATCAAGAAAGGCAAGATCATCGCGTCGCTGATGCTCGACGAGGACGCGCCGAACATCGAGTTCAGCGAGGGTCTGTTCCGCGTCCCCGGCACCAACAAGTCGGTCGGCATCCTGGAAGTGGCGGCCAAGGCCCGCCAGGCCAACGAGCTGGACCTGCCGGCCGAGACGAAAGAGATGTTCGTCGACGGCCTGAACAGCGCCGCCAAGTACAAGTACAACAACTCGACCTTCCCCAACGGCTGCCATATCTGCGAAGTCGAGGTGGATCCGGACACCGGCAAGGTCGACATCGTCGGCTATACGGTGGTGGACGATTTCGGACGGCTGGTGAACCCGATGCTGGTGGCCGGCCAGGTGCATGGCGGCGTGGTGCAGGGCATTGGCCAGGCGCTGACCGAGGACGTGCTCTATGACAGCGAAAGCGGCCAGCTTATCACCGGCTCGTTCATGGATTACGGCATGCCCCGCGCCGACGACATGTGCGACATCGACTTCTCGTATAACGAGATTCTGTGCAAGACCAATCCCTATGGCATCAAGGGCTGCGGCGAGGCCGGCACCATCGGCGCCTGTCCGTCGCTGATGAACGCCATCGTCGACGCGCTGCTGCCCTACGGCGTCAACGCCATGGACATGCCCGCCACGCCGCTGCGGGTGTGGAATGCGGTCCACGCCGGCGCACGGCAGGCAGCGGAGTAG
- a CDS encoding MFS transporter, whose amino-acid sequence MSSEAPGASTPKHGNGYLVWVVFILTLASTFSIIDRQILNVMIGPIKRDLDISDSQMGLLMGAAFAVLYNLLSYPAGWMADRYNRRNLMAGGIAAWSLMTVVCGTAHSYVTLFAARMGVGVGEAALAPAAYSTMADYFKAARLPLAIGVVGAAPFLGQGLAGLVGGPLIDYLEARPQMSVPVLGEIYSWQAVFWLVGLPGLVVALLFFTIREPRRHGKTEADGKGVPFSVVWSFVKSRRAFFVLIFTGYLALSTQGWSLMLWIYEYFVREHGLTRTQVGVPYGIISIVAGISGSVFAGGFAGYWISKGRKDGTLRLVFIGTCLLGPSAVVLTLLPSAYAAIALLIPVTFLMAMPPGLISSALQQIAPNELRGQMIAFYMIAVNFLSYLVAPQLPPALDLLIYGREDTLGVSISVLAAINYSIAAICIGFGLRYFRKALKDAEAWQDKLL is encoded by the coding sequence GTGAGCAGTGAGGCACCGGGCGCAAGCACGCCCAAACACGGCAATGGCTATCTGGTCTGGGTGGTGTTCATCCTCACCCTCGCGTCCACCTTCTCGATCATCGACCGACAGATTCTCAACGTCATGATCGGTCCGATCAAGCGCGACCTGGACATCAGCGATTCCCAGATGGGTCTGCTGATGGGCGCGGCATTCGCCGTGCTCTACAACCTGCTTTCCTACCCGGCGGGCTGGATGGCCGACCGCTATAACCGGCGAAACCTGATGGCGGGCGGCATCGCCGCGTGGAGCCTGATGACCGTGGTCTGCGGCACCGCCCATTCCTATGTGACGCTGTTCGCCGCGCGCATGGGCGTCGGTGTCGGCGAGGCCGCGCTGGCGCCGGCGGCGTATTCGACGATGGCCGATTATTTCAAGGCAGCACGCCTGCCGCTGGCCATCGGCGTCGTGGGCGCCGCGCCGTTCCTCGGCCAGGGCCTTGCCGGCCTGGTCGGCGGCCCGCTGATCGATTATCTGGAAGCCCGGCCGCAGATGAGCGTGCCCGTGCTGGGAGAGATCTATTCCTGGCAGGCGGTGTTCTGGCTCGTCGGCCTTCCCGGTCTCGTCGTTGCACTGCTGTTTTTCACCATCCGCGAGCCGCGCCGCCACGGCAAGACCGAGGCCGACGGCAAAGGCGTGCCGTTCAGCGTGGTCTGGAGCTTCGTGAAGAGCCGGCGCGCCTTTTTCGTCCTGATCTTCACCGGCTATCTCGCGCTGTCGACCCAGGGTTGGTCGCTGATGCTGTGGATCTACGAATATTTCGTTCGCGAGCATGGCCTGACGCGCACCCAGGTCGGCGTTCCCTACGGCATCATCTCGATCGTCGCAGGCATCAGCGGCAGCGTGTTCGCAGGCGGATTCGCCGGTTACTGGATCAGCAAGGGCCGCAAGGACGGCACGCTGCGGCTGGTGTTCATCGGCACCTGCCTGCTCGGCCCCAGCGCGGTCGTGCTGACCTTGCTGCCCAGTGCCTACGCGGCGATCGCCCTGCTGATCCCGGTGACGTTCCTGATGGCCATGCCACCCGGCCTGATTTCGTCGGCGCTGCAGCAGATCGCGCCGAACGAACTGCGCGGCCAGATGATCGCGTTCTACATGATCGCGGTGAACTTCCTCTCATACCTGGTCGCACCCCAGCTGCCACCGGCGCTGGACCTGCTGATCTACGGGCGCGAGGACACGCTGGGCGTGTCTATTTCCGTGCTGGCCGCGATCAACTATTCGATCGCGGCAATATGCATCGGCTTCGGCCTGCGCTACTTCCGCAAGGCGCTGAAGGATGCCGAGGCCTGGCAGGACAAGCTGCTCTAG
- a CDS encoding DUF3237 domain-containing protein: MDSALFEGLSAGLEHLCDVAIDLAPNTVGLTTKGPFATRSVFHIGGGSFEGPRLKGKVHSGSDYPMTARNDTTTVALDVRSVWQADNGDLIYVYYFGRLVTPPHLKRDLFDPARNHAVDPGKYYWRVAPVFETASVELGWLNNLVTVGAGRYTKTGLAYRLYAVT; encoded by the coding sequence GTGGATAGCGCGCTGTTCGAGGGTCTCTCGGCTGGACTTGAACACCTGTGTGACGTCGCCATCGACCTGGCGCCGAACACGGTGGGATTGACGACCAAGGGCCCGTTCGCCACCCGATCCGTCTTCCATATCGGCGGCGGATCCTTCGAGGGACCGCGCCTGAAAGGAAAGGTTCATTCGGGCAGCGACTACCCGATGACCGCGCGCAACGATACCACCACCGTGGCGCTCGACGTACGTTCAGTCTGGCAGGCCGACAACGGCGACCTTATCTACGTGTATTACTTCGGCCGGCTGGTGACGCCGCCGCATCTGAAGCGCGACCTGTTCGATCCGGCGCGCAATCACGCGGTCGATCCCGGGAAGTACTACTGGCGGGTCGCGCCGGTGTTCGAAACCGCTTCCGTGGAACTCGGCTGGCTAAACAATCTGGTGACGGTTGGCGCCGGACGCTATACGAAGACCGGCCTTGCCTACCGCCTGTATGCCGTAACCTGA
- a CDS encoding DUF4231 domain-containing protein: protein MDSGYERLEDQIGWYDRKSLWHQRQYKYLKVISMVAAALVPLTAAVTNWPFIPGALGVVVVIVEGLQQMNQHHRYWVQYRQTCEQLRREKFLYMGRTGSYNLPDAKAYRLLVENVEALVSDDNASWMQGRRESEQRSRDQEPERGIPAPAPQGP from the coding sequence ATGGACAGCGGATATGAGCGGCTCGAGGACCAGATCGGGTGGTACGACCGCAAGAGCCTGTGGCATCAGCGGCAGTACAAGTATCTGAAGGTCATCAGCATGGTGGCGGCTGCCCTGGTGCCGCTGACGGCGGCGGTGACCAACTGGCCCTTCATTCCCGGCGCTCTGGGCGTGGTGGTGGTCATCGTCGAGGGCCTGCAGCAGATGAACCAGCATCACCGCTACTGGGTCCAGTACCGCCAGACCTGCGAACAGCTGCGGCGCGAGAAGTTCCTCTATATGGGACGCACCGGCAGCTACAACCTGCCCGACGCCAAGGCCTACCGGCTGCTGGTGGAGAATGTGGAGGCGCTGGTTTCGGACGACAATGCGTCGTGGATGCAGGGCCGGCGCGAATCCGAGCAACGGAGCCGCGACCAGGAACCGGAGCGCGGCATTCCCGCGCCGGCGCCGCAGGGTCCCTAA
- a CDS encoding SDR family oxidoreductase, with protein sequence MGRCDGKVIYITGGSSGIGKESAAWLVREGARVALADINEAAGKEAAAPFGDKAIFLKHDVTKEADWAANLEAARSHFGRLDIVVNCAGVVVTGNPVDMPLEDWNRVFRINVDGSFLAGKYSIPLLAGNGGGQLIQFCSIASYSASPGLVGYCGSKAAVRSLMRSQAKYCKEEGNGVRVNGIFPGPILTPMTNTVLDGAMGQGAHTQFQPGQVSPFGVLGAAEDIAAGVLFLCSDESRYANGTELMLDGGTSL encoded by the coding sequence ATGGGGCGTTGCGACGGGAAGGTAATCTACATCACCGGCGGCTCTTCGGGCATCGGCAAGGAATCCGCCGCGTGGCTGGTACGTGAAGGCGCACGGGTCGCGCTGGCCGACATCAACGAGGCAGCAGGCAAGGAGGCCGCCGCGCCATTCGGCGACAAGGCCATCTTCCTGAAGCACGACGTGACCAAGGAAGCCGACTGGGCCGCCAACCTGGAAGCGGCCCGCAGTCACTTCGGCCGGCTCGACATCGTGGTCAATTGCGCCGGCGTGGTCGTCACCGGCAATCCGGTCGACATGCCGCTGGAGGACTGGAACCGGGTATTCCGCATCAACGTGGATGGCAGTTTCCTCGCCGGCAAGTACAGCATCCCGCTGCTCGCCGGCAATGGCGGCGGCCAGCTCATCCAGTTCTGCTCCATCGCCTCCTATTCCGCCTCGCCCGGCCTCGTGGGCTATTGCGGGTCGAAGGCAGCGGTGCGCTCGCTGATGCGTTCGCAGGCCAAATATTGCAAGGAAGAGGGCAACGGCGTCCGCGTGAACGGCATCTTCCCCGGCCCGATCCTGACACCCATGACCAACACGGTGCTCGACGGCGCCATGGGCCAGGGCGCCCACACCCAGTTTCAGCCGGGTCAGGTCAGCCCGTTCGGCGTGCTGGGCGCCGCCGAGGACATCGCCGCCGGGGTGCTGTTCCTGTGTTCCGACGAATCGCGCTACGCCAACGGCACCGAGCTGATGCTGGATGGCGGCACATCGCTCTGA
- a CDS encoding TetR/AcrR family transcriptional regulator: MATSVALAGTRRRRVRSLATRQEIIEATISCFVDIGYFRTTTTEIAKKAGVTRGAVQHYFPTTQHVLEASIDYLREQWLERFFEGATRTPVGKDYIDQAVDNTWENVNSRISIAWRELIAASRTDAELRAIIEPAAAEYEKARLEAGRRAYPDYALALRDVFERWRDTLEFLAEGMNNSAIVHDRERRIKVQLDALKKELHAVWEQHGDKVRIR, from the coding sequence ATGGCGACTTCAGTTGCTCTTGCCGGCACGCGCCGCAGACGGGTGCGCAGCCTGGCCACAAGACAGGAAATCATCGAGGCGACGATCTCGTGCTTCGTCGATATCGGCTATTTTCGAACGACCACCACCGAGATCGCCAAGAAGGCCGGCGTGACCCGCGGCGCCGTACAGCACTATTTTCCCACCACGCAGCATGTGCTCGAGGCGTCCATCGATTATCTGCGCGAGCAGTGGCTGGAACGGTTTTTCGAAGGCGCCACCCGGACGCCGGTCGGCAAGGACTATATCGACCAGGCCGTGGACAATACGTGGGAGAACGTCAACAGCCGCATCTCGATCGCCTGGCGGGAACTGATCGCTGCCTCGCGCACCGATGCCGAGTTGCGCGCGATCATCGAGCCGGCCGCCGCCGAATATGAAAAGGCCCGTCTGGAGGCCGGCCGCCGCGCCTATCCGGATTACGCCCTGGCCCTGCGCGATGTCTTCGAGCGCTGGCGCGACACGTTGGAGTTCCTGGCCGAAGGCATGAACAACTCGGCCATCGTTCACGACCGCGAACGGCGGATCAAGGTGCAGCTCGACGCACTGAAGAAAGAGTTGCACGCGGTCTGGGAACAGCACGGCGACAAGGTCCGCATCCGCTAG
- a CDS encoding toll/interleukin-1 receptor domain-containing protein — MAGAADIFISYASEDRGEAEKLARRLESFGWTTWWDRRIPPGQDYAKVIENALVGARCVIVLWSKDSAASRWVVNEAGAAADRGVLVPALIAQTDIPFEFRRIQAADLIGWDPSVQSESFNQLVDAVAGILKTPRPAPQPMPTPTPRPPPPPPAAKSNKRLWLLMGAGFSLLCAFAGCADVMSTGDEDTLMGALFLLGLSVCLFVMGLRAK, encoded by the coding sequence ATGGCGGGTGCGGCAGACATATTCATCAGCTACGCCAGCGAGGATCGCGGCGAGGCCGAGAAGCTGGCCAGGCGGCTGGAGAGTTTCGGCTGGACCACCTGGTGGGACCGGCGCATCCCGCCCGGACAGGATTATGCCAAGGTCATCGAGAACGCGTTGGTCGGCGCACGCTGCGTCATCGTGCTGTGGTCGAAGGATTCGGCGGCCTCGCGCTGGGTGGTGAACGAAGCGGGCGCTGCCGCCGACCGGGGTGTCCTGGTACCGGCGCTGATCGCGCAGACCGACATTCCCTTCGAGTTCAGGCGCATCCAGGCCGCTGATCTGATTGGCTGGGATCCGTCGGTCCAGAGCGAATCGTTCAACCAGCTGGTCGATGCCGTGGCCGGTATTCTCAAGACGCCGCGGCCAGCGCCCCAGCCGATGCCGACGCCCACGCCGCGGCCGCCACCGCCGCCGCCCGCGGCCAAAAGCAACAAGCGACTCTGGCTGCTGATGGGCGCAGGATTCAGCCTGCTGTGCGCCTTTGCCGGCTGCGCCGACGTGATGTCCACCGGCGACGAGGATACCCTGATGGGCGCGCTGTTCCTGCTGGGCCTGTCGGTCTGCCTGTTTGTCATGGGATTGAGGGCGAAGTGA
- a CDS encoding GNAT family N-acetyltransferase — protein MRSIHIRKADQDDIPVLQAIQRDAGELFRTVGMDDVADSPPKDAAELAGAIDADLIWVVCAGDGMPTGFAQVLDHEGVAHLEEISLGTAHGRRGLGTALLRAVIGDLAAQGYRRMTLSTFAHLPWNRPFYEKLGFAVIAEAEWTPALRQVRRNEAAMGLDIASRVIMAAAL, from the coding sequence GTGAGGTCGATACATATCCGCAAGGCCGACCAGGACGACATTCCGGTGCTGCAGGCCATCCAGCGCGATGCGGGCGAACTGTTCCGCACGGTCGGCATGGACGATGTGGCCGATAGTCCGCCCAAGGACGCGGCCGAGCTGGCCGGCGCCATCGATGCCGATCTGATATGGGTGGTTTGCGCCGGAGACGGCATGCCCACCGGCTTCGCACAGGTGCTCGACCATGAAGGTGTCGCCCATCTCGAGGAGATCTCGCTGGGCACCGCCCATGGCCGCCGTGGCCTTGGGACGGCGTTATTGCGTGCGGTGATCGGCGACCTCGCAGCGCAGGGCTACCGGCGCATGACCCTGTCCACCTTCGCGCACCTGCCGTGGAACCGGCCGTTCTACGAAAAGCTCGGTTTCGCCGTGATAGCCGAGGCCGAGTGGACGCCAGCCCTGCGCCAGGTGCGCCGTAACGAGGCGGCCATGGGCCTCGACATCGCCTCGAGGGTGATCATGGCCGCCGCGCTTTAG
- a CDS encoding TonB-dependent receptor: MVTATREATDRTKVPESTGVIDAAALAEAHVVHPADIMGRIPGVYQAWLSGNHHVTSIRQPINFNPLYLYLENGIPKQAPGFFETNALFDMNMSQISRLEITKGPGTALYGSDAVAGIISVFTLPPPEDFSGSIKLQGSTRGYKQALISLGGTTGAHGLRADINLVQDSGWRDHTDSDNQMGTFTWNIDNGGKLTVRNTLILTRVNQDSPGSNLSRAEFKNTPRINLSPIDFRLVEGVRFSSRIDYDLGDSLLSLNPYMRWGRTKLMPFFQLAFDPAYFDESATSVGAQLKLRHDFSDRLRLIVGSDVDYTSGSRTDTQILPVRNGRFYVSYTDLDTIYDFKVKALTLSPYIHGEWQITDRLRATAGVRYDYTHYDYTNNLPTIIDPRDSHNRPPSQSFHYNNFTPKAGLTYDVTDRLNAFVSYRQAFRVPTTTQLFRPGTSSRSTELKPVKAESIEVGVRGGWERFSFDLSLYTMKIKDDILVFTNNTTGVRDIQNAGDTRHKGVEIGMTAEITDTLSASVSYARTDNHFIEWFPVASADLSGNKINRSPRDVGNARVVWRPSFLNGGRFEISWEHAGKYFMDDNNTQVYEGHDLLHLAANMFVVRNVELFVRLHNVTNARYATNSRFSAFNGQELKPGLPRTLFGGVGVSF; the protein is encoded by the coding sequence GTGGTCACCGCCACCCGCGAGGCGACGGATCGCACCAAGGTGCCCGAGAGCACCGGCGTGATCGACGCCGCGGCGCTGGCCGAGGCCCATGTGGTGCATCCCGCCGACATCATGGGACGCATTCCCGGCGTCTACCAGGCTTGGCTGAGCGGCAACCACCATGTCACGTCGATCCGCCAGCCGATCAATTTCAACCCGCTCTATCTCTACCTGGAGAACGGCATCCCCAAGCAGGCGCCGGGCTTCTTCGAGACCAACGCATTGTTCGACATGAACATGTCGCAGATCTCGCGGCTTGAAATCACCAAGGGCCCGGGCACGGCGCTCTACGGCTCGGACGCCGTCGCCGGCATCATCAGTGTCTTCACCCTGCCGCCGCCCGAGGACTTCTCGGGCAGCATCAAGCTCCAGGGCAGCACGCGCGGCTACAAGCAGGCGCTGATCTCGCTGGGCGGCACCACCGGCGCCCACGGCCTGCGCGCCGATATCAACCTGGTGCAGGACAGCGGCTGGCGCGACCACACCGACTCCGACAACCAGATGGGCACCTTCACCTGGAACATCGACAACGGCGGCAAGCTGACGGTGCGCAACACGCTGATCCTGACGCGGGTGAACCAGGATTCTCCGGGCTCGAATCTGAGCCGTGCGGAATTCAAGAACACGCCCAGGATCAACCTCTCGCCCATCGACTTCCGGCTGGTGGAAGGCGTGCGGTTCTCGAGCCGGATCGACTATGACCTGGGTGACAGCCTGCTGAGTCTCAATCCCTATATGCGCTGGGGCCGGACCAAGCTGATGCCGTTCTTCCAGCTGGCGTTCGATCCGGCCTATTTCGATGAAAGCGCCACCTCGGTCGGTGCCCAGCTCAAGCTCCGCCACGACTTTTCCGACAGGCTGCGGCTCATCGTCGGCAGTGACGTGGACTACACCTCGGGCAGCCGGACCGACACCCAGATCCTGCCGGTACGCAATGGCCGGTTCTATGTCAGCTACACCGACCTGGACACCATCTACGATTTCAAGGTCAAGGCGCTGACCCTGTCGCCCTACATCCACGGCGAATGGCAGATCACCGACCGGCTGCGCGCCACGGCAGGCGTGCGCTACGACTACACTCACTACGACTACACCAACAACCTGCCGACAATCATCGATCCCCGGGACTCGCACAACCGGCCGCCGAGCCAGAGCTTCCACTACAACAATTTCACGCCCAAGGCCGGCCTCACCTATGACGTCACCGACAGGCTGAACGCCTTCGTTTCCTATCGCCAGGCCTTCCGCGTACCGACCACGACACAGCTGTTCCGGCCGGGCACGTCCTCGCGCTCGACCGAGTTGAAGCCGGTGAAGGCCGAGAGCATCGAAGTGGGCGTTCGCGGCGGATGGGAGCGTTTCAGCTTCGATCTGTCGCTCTACACCATGAAAATCAAGGACGACATCCTGGTGTTCACCAACAACACCACCGGTGTGCGCGACATCCAGAACGCCGGCGACACGCGCCACAAGGGCGTGGAAATCGGCATGACCGCCGAGATCACCGATACGCTCAGCGCGTCGGTGTCCTATGCGCGCACCGACAACCACTTCATCGAGTGGTTCCCGGTAGCCAGCGCCGACCTGTCGGGCAACAAGATCAACCGGTCGCCGCGGGACGTGGGCAATGCCCGCGTCGTCTGGCGCCCGTCCTTCCTCAATGGCGGCCGCTTCGAGATCTCCTGGGAGCACGCCGGGAAGTACTTCATGGATGACAACAACACCCAAGTCTATGAAGGCCACGACCTGCTGCACCTTGCCGCCAATATGTTCGTGGTCAGGAACGTCGAGCTGTTCGTGCGCCTTCATAACGTGACCAATGCGCGCTACGCGACCAACAGCCGGTTCAGCGCCTTCAACGGTCAGGAATTGAAGCCCGGCCTGCCGCGCACATTGTTCGGCGGAGTCGGCGTCAGTTTCTAG
- a CDS encoding cytochrome P450: MSTALKNLSLFDPAVQEDWYSAYEILHREEPVYWCEEGGFFVVTKFADIQAISREPNLFSTYATRLSSDPLIKFPEAVEIYENQGWPRFQPMVTDPPVHKQYRRNFDHYFSPSGVKVMEPFIRQFINGLIDGWIGKGECEFVRDFAMPLPMNVITKMLGFPMEDLPRLKHWSEVWVRPFARGLNLEQEKYVAEMGVEFQHYIHQQAQDRRRNPRDDVLTALVNGTVGEGNDKRPLTDNEIIGITDNLLIGGNETTTFALTSGIWLLFRFPDIYAQLKADRSKVRNFVEEVLRMESPTMGLMRCATEDTEIRGVKIPKGSVLNLRFAAGNRDEEQFPDAACPHLDRKNAAAHLAFGQAEHHCPGAALSRLEQLCTFEILLDRLDNIRPAPGKNDYSHLPGFTLRGLKELHIQFDAKG, translated from the coding sequence ATGAGCACCGCATTGAAGAATCTGAGCCTGTTCGATCCGGCCGTGCAGGAGGACTGGTATTCGGCCTACGAGATCCTCCATCGGGAGGAACCGGTCTATTGGTGCGAGGAAGGCGGCTTCTTCGTGGTGACCAAATTTGCCGACATCCAGGCGATCTCGCGCGAGCCCAACCTGTTCTCGACCTATGCGACACGCCTGAGTTCGGACCCGCTGATCAAATTTCCCGAGGCGGTGGAGATCTACGAAAACCAGGGCTGGCCCCGTTTCCAGCCCATGGTCACCGATCCGCCGGTCCACAAGCAGTACCGGCGCAATTTCGACCATTATTTCAGCCCCAGCGGCGTGAAGGTGATGGAACCCTTCATCCGCCAGTTCATCAACGGGCTGATCGACGGCTGGATCGGCAAGGGCGAATGCGAGTTCGTGCGCGACTTCGCCATGCCGCTGCCGATGAACGTCATCACCAAGATGCTGGGCTTTCCCATGGAGGACCTGCCGCGGTTGAAGCACTGGTCCGAGGTCTGGGTGCGGCCCTTTGCACGCGGCCTGAACCTCGAACAGGAGAAATACGTCGCCGAGATGGGTGTGGAGTTCCAGCATTACATCCACCAACAGGCCCAGGATCGCCGCCGCAACCCGCGCGACGACGTCCTGACCGCACTGGTCAACGGCACCGTCGGCGAAGGGAACGACAAGCGCCCGCTCACCGACAACGAGATCATCGGCATCACCGACAACCTGCTGATCGGCGGCAACGAAACCACCACCTTCGCGCTCACCTCGGGCATCTGGCTGCTGTTCCGTTTCCCCGACATCTATGCGCAGCTGAAGGCCGACCGGTCGAAAGTGCGCAACTTCGTCGAGGAAGTGTTGCGCATGGAAAGCCCGACCATGGGCCTGATGCGCTGCGCCACCGAGGACACAGAGATCAGGGGCGTGAAAATTCCCAAGGGCTCGGTGCTGAACCTGCGCTTCGCCGCCGGCAACCGGGACGAGGAACAGTTTCCGGACGCCGCATGCCCCCATCTCGACCGCAAGAACGCCGCCGCGCACCTGGCGTTCGGCCAGGCCGAGCATCATTGTCCCGGCGCGGCCCTGTCGCGGCTGGAGCAACTCTGCACCTTCGAGATCCTGCTGGACCGGCTGGACAACATCCGGCCGGCACCGGGCAAGAACGATTACAGCCACCTGCCCGGATTCACCCTGCGGGGCCTGAAGGAGCTGCACATACAGTTCGACGCAAAGGGATGA